One segment of Rosa chinensis cultivar Old Blush chromosome 6, RchiOBHm-V2, whole genome shotgun sequence DNA contains the following:
- the LOC112171532 gene encoding zinc finger MYM-type protein 1, with translation MGKDSDSFHKNAVRACDDLMKQPQHIQNVVENYTSKQIADNRLRVKTSIEAVQWLAFQGCAFRGHDESVDSINPGNFVKLLELLASYNEKVAEDILQNAPRNASYTSPKIQKQMLQAFSVRVKKAIREEIDNSKFCIIVDEVHDESKKEQMAIVLRFVDKDGFIREPFFGLVHVSDTKASTLQKAIYSVLSNHNLDIQNIRGQGHDGASNMGGEWNGLQALILKDCPYAYYVHCLAHRLQLALVAASREVIPIQKFFTKLTFIVNILGASCKRNDEFQSAQVEEIAYLTSIDELETGRGLNQIGTLQCTRDTRWSSHFKSISSLRQRFSLTCQVLLNIIEEGKRPQAGDADLAYESMTLYQFVFIFMEEIMENTNELCLALQSQSQDILNAMSLVSSTKTFIQKLRDDGWDTLFAKVNSFCEARNIDIPDMNARYVGRGGRARHQQDDWTIQHYYQVDIFYAVIDSQLQELSNRFNEHAVELLTLSSALDPIEISKCFKIDAICQLVEKFYPHDFADHEKLQLKKHLEFFEYDVVKDQEFKSISTISDLSQWLVRTKRSTRYPLVYRVIVLVITLPVSTATTE, from the coding sequence ATGGGTAAAGATTCTGACTCTTTTCATAAGAATGCTGTAAGGGCCTGTGACGACTTGATGAAGCAACCCCAACATATACAGAATGTTGTTGAAAATTATACTTCAAAACAAATTGCAGACAACCGTCTTCGAGTCAAAACTTCAATTGAAGCAGTTCAATGGCTTGCATTTCAAGGTTGTGCTTTTAGAGGTCATGATGAAAGTGTTGATTCAATCAATCCTGGTAATTTTGTGAAACTCTTAGAATTGTTGGCTTCATATAATGAAAAAGTTGCTGAAGATATATTACAGAATGCTCCAAGAAATGCTTCTTACACGTCGCCAAAGATTCAAAAACAAATGTTACAAGCATTTTCAGTAAGAGTAAAAAAGGCCATTCGGGAAGAAATTGATAATTCAAAATTTTGCATAATTGTTGATGAAGTTCATGATGAGTCAAAGAAAGAGCAAATGGCTATAGTATTGAGATTTGTTGACAAAGATGGTTTTATTCGGGAGCCTTTTTTTGGACTTGTTCATGTATCGGACACCAAGGCATCGACATTGCAAAAGGCAATATATTCAGTCTTATCAAATCACAATTTAGATATCCAAAATATTCGAGGCCAAGGACACGATGGTGCAAGTAATATGGGAGGTGAGTGGAATGGGCTACAAGCTttgattttgaaggattgtCCGTATGCTTACTATGTTCATTGTTTAGCACATAGATTGCAATTGGCTTTAGTAGCAGCATCGAGAGAAGTTATTCCTATCCAAAAGTTTTTTACTAAATTGACTTTTATTGTCAATATTCTCGGTGCTTCATGCAAGCGTAACGATGAATTTCAAAGCGCTCAAGTAGAAGAGATTGCATATTTGACTTCAATTGATGAACTTGAGACCGGAAGAGGACTTAACCAAATTGGAACCTTGCAGTGTACTAGAGATACTCGTTGGAGTTCGCACTTCAAATCTATTTCTAGTTTGAGACAAAGATTTAGCCTAACTTGTCAGGTTCTTTTGAACATAATTGAGGAAGGGAAGCGTCCTCAAGCAGGAGATGCAGATTTAGCTTATGAGTCAATGACATTGTATCAATTTGTCTTCATCTTCATGGAAGAAATTATGGAGAATACTAATGAACTTTGTCTAGCTTTGCAAAGTCAATCTCAAGACATTTTGAATGCCATGAGTCTTGTGTCCTCTACTAAAACATTCATTCAAAAGTTGAGAGATGATGGATGGGATACTTTATTTGCTAAGGTAAATTCTTTTTGTGAGGCACGTAACATAGATATCCCAGATATGAATGCTCGTTATGTTGGAAGAGGAGGTCGAGCTCGTCACCAACAAGATGATTGGACAATTCAACATTATTACCAGGTAGATATATTTTATGCTGTCATAGATTCTCAATTGCAAGAATTAAGTAATCGGTTTAATGAGCATGCTGTAGAGCTACTTACTCTTAGTTCAGCTTTGGATCCTATTGAAATAAGCAAGTGTTTTAAGATTGATGCCATATGTCAGTTGGTAGAAAAATTCTATCCACATGACTTTGCAGATCATGAGAAGCTGCAACTCAAGAAAcatcttgaattttttgagtatGATGTGGTTAAAGATCAAGAGTTCAAAAGTATTTCAActatttctgatttatctcaGTGGTTAGTAAGAACTAAAAGATCAACAAGGTATCCGCTTGTTTATAGAGTGATTGTGCTTGTGATTACTCTTCCAGTGTCTACAGCAACTACAGAGTGA